Sequence from the Sphingomonas koreensis genome:
ATTCTCGGCCAGCCCATGGCCATAGGCCGCGTCATCGGCCAGCAGCACCTTCGACACGCCGACGATCTTCGCCGCAGCGTCGGCCGCGCCCTGCGCGCCCTGTCCCGCGACCAGCGCGACGACATCGCCCAGCTTGGTGCCGGCGGTGACGGCGGCGAGCGTCGCGTCCTTGACGCTGTTGTTGTCGTGTTCGACCCAGACCAGCACGCTCATTTCGCAACTCCCAGCGCCTTGAGCTTGCCGACAAGCTCATCCACATCCGCAACCTTGACGCCGGCCTGGCGCTTGGCCGGCTCGGTGACGCTGACGACGGTGAGGCGCGGGGCCACATCGACGCCATAGTCGGCGGGAGTCTTCTGATCGAGCGGCTTGCTCTTGGCCTTCATGATGTTGGGCAGCGAGGCGTAGCGCGGCTCGTTCAGGCGAAGATCGGTCGTGACGATCGCCGGGAGCTTGAGCTTCACCGTCTCGAGGCCGCCATCGACTTCGCGAGTCACGTCGACCTGCTCGCCGGCAATTTCGACCTTGTTCGCGAACGTGCCCTGGCCCCAGCCAAGCAGCGCGCCCAGCATCTGGCCGGTCTGGTTGTTGTCGTCGTCGATCGCCTGCTTGCCCAGGATGATCAGGCCGGGCGCTTCCGCCTCGGCGACCTTCGCCAGCAGCTTGGCGACGCCCAGCGGCTCGACCTTGTCTTCGGCGACGATCAGGATGGCGCGGTCGGCGCCCATCGCCAGCGCGGTACGCAGCGTTTCCTGCGCCTTCTGCTCGCCGATCGAGACCACGACGATCTCGGTCGCCGCGCCCTTTTCCTTGAGGCGGATCGCCTCTTCGACGGCGATCTCGTCGAACGGGTTCATGCTCATCTTGACGTTGGCGAGGTCGACCCCCGTTCCGTCGGCCTTCACCCGCGGCTTCACATTATAGTCAAGCACA
This genomic interval carries:
- a CDS encoding electron transfer flavoprotein subunit beta/FixA family protein → MKILVPVKRVLDYNVKPRVKADGTGVDLANVKMSMNPFDEIAVEEAIRLKEKGAATEIVVVSIGEQKAQETLRTALAMGADRAILIVAEDKVEPLGVAKLLAKVAEAEAPGLIILGKQAIDDDNNQTGQMLGALLGWGQGTFANKVEIAGEQVDVTREVDGGLETVKLKLPAIVTTDLRLNEPRYASLPNIMKAKSKPLDQKTPADYGVDVAPRLTVVSVTEPAKRQAGVKVADVDELVGKLKALGVAK